The Caldisalinibacter kiritimatiensis genome contains the following window.
AAAAAAAATTTTAGAAGAAAAAGGTATAAACGATAAGTTTGATAATAACCAAATTGTCTATATTTTAATAGAAAATTCTAAAATTATCGGAGTTAGTAAAGTAACAAGACACAATAATATAGGAATATTAAATTATGTATTTGTTACTAAATCAAAACGTGGTGAAAACTTAGGAGACGGACTAATGCGAGCACTATTCAATCACTGCTTATTAAATGGAATATTTAATATATATTATTCTGGAGTAAACGATTATTTATTAAAAAAAGGATTTAAAAAGATGGATAAAGTTAATTTAAATGAAGATATAAAACAAATATTATCTAAATCTCAAATTTTATCACTAAATCTAAATGATTTCTTCAGCAGCGGATGTTGTCACAGTTAGAGGAGTGGTCAAATGTCTAATATGTTATTTAAAAATGCAGTAAAAATATCTCATGATATAATTAAGCAAAAAATAGCTAATGAAAATATTGTACTTGATGCTACTGTCGGTAATGGGAATGATACCGCCTTTTTAGCAAAGTTAGTAGGAGATAATGGAAAGGTTTATGGTTTCGATATCCAAAAAATTGCAATAAAAAAAGCTAAAGAAAAATTAAAGTCATTAGATTTGCTTAATAGAGTTGTTCTTATTAACGATGGTCATGAAAATATTGATAAATATATAACTGAAAAAATTGATTTAGTTGTTTTTAATCTAGGCTATTTACCAGGTGGAGACCATAGCATTATTACAAAACCTGAAACTACTATTGAAGCAACAAAAAAAGCACTAAAAATGTTAAATAGTAAAGGCTTAATTATAATTGTTGTTTACAGCGGACATAAAGGTGGAATGGAAGAAAAAAATGATATAGCAAAGTTTGTTAAAGAATTAAATCAAACAAAATACACAGTAATAAAGCTTGACTTTATGAACCAAATTAACAATCCACCTAGTCTAATATGTATTGAAAAGAAATAATGATTTTTCAGGAGGTATAATAATGAAAAAAGTTAAGATTACAGAAACCATTTTCCGAGATGCCCATCAATCATTAATTGCTACTAGAATGAAAACTGAAGAAATGCTTGCTATAGCAGAAAAATTAGATAAAGTAGGTTACCATTCTTTAGAAGTATGGGGTGGAGCTACTTTTGATGCCTGTCTTAGATTTTTAAATGAAGACCCTTGGGAAAGACTAAGGAAATTAAGAAAAACTATTAAAAACACTAAACTTCAAATGCTATTAAG
Protein-coding sequences here:
- a CDS encoding GNAT family N-acetyltransferase, which produces MIISRKVKDENELFEIKKILEEKGINDKFDNNQIVYILIENSKIIGVSKVTRHNNIGILNYVFVTKSKRGENLGDGLMRALFNHCLLNGIFNIYYSGVNDYLLKKGFKKMDKVNLNEDIKQILSKSQILSLNLNDFFSSGCCHS
- a CDS encoding tRNA (mnm(5)s(2)U34)-methyltransferase is translated as MSNMLFKNAVKISHDIIKQKIANENIVLDATVGNGNDTAFLAKLVGDNGKVYGFDIQKIAIKKAKEKLKSLDLLNRVVLINDGHENIDKYITEKIDLVVFNLGYLPGGDHSIITKPETTIEATKKALKMLNSKGLIIIVVYSGHKGGMEEKNDIAKFVKELNQTKYTVIKLDFMNQINNPPSLICIEKK